The following coding sequences are from one Arcobacter nitrofigilis DSM 7299 window:
- a CDS encoding hydrogenase 4 subunit F, whose protein sequence is MDMQQLLILLMLIPLVSSVVIWLCADNYKALSTLHIIASILTTIVGLMAVSNVINGTTYFLFNDMFFLDSLGAVFISLIAVTGLLVNLYSVKYMQWEVENKHLEVKDTKLFFSLFHLFVFTMTFSVLSNNIALMWVGIEATTLSSVFMVALHKSSKSTETGWKYIVICSIGLAFALYATVLLYSAGFNVINDSHSAMLWTTLMAHSKDIDQDALKLIFVFALIGFGTKAGLAPTHTWLPDVHAEGPAPSSAMLSGILLKCAILGLIRYYAIVGNSFAGFEYVQTMMIFSGLITIFIASFFLLVQHDVKRMFAYHSIAHMGVIAFGLGIGGPIGLFAALFHTLAHSVTKALAFCVTGNMIQIYGTRDMRKMGGLIKIAPITAILFGIAVCSLVGVPGFAIFFSEFLMIKQSIVNNMNIEVILFIIGLIIIFIADFSHFNLATFGESNSKVLRKELPISANLPLIGLAALIIIFGLFTIEPWFELLRNAVNIIMGM, encoded by the coding sequence ATGGATATGCAACAATTATTAATATTATTAATGCTTATTCCCCTTGTTTCATCAGTTGTTATTTGGCTTTGTGCAGATAATTATAAAGCATTAAGTACTTTACATATTATTGCCTCAATACTTACTACAATTGTAGGTTTAATGGCAGTTTCAAATGTAATAAATGGAACAACATATTTTCTATTTAATGATATGTTTTTTCTCGATTCTTTAGGCGCTGTTTTTATTAGCTTAATAGCAGTAACTGGATTATTAGTAAATTTATATTCTGTTAAATATATGCAATGGGAAGTTGAAAATAAACATTTAGAAGTAAAAGATACAAAACTGTTTTTCTCACTATTTCACTTGTTTGTTTTTACAATGACTTTTTCAGTGCTTTCAAATAATATTGCATTGATGTGGGTAGGAATTGAAGCCACAACATTATCTTCTGTATTTATGGTTGCTTTACATAAAAGTAGTAAATCAACTGAAACTGGATGGAAATATATAGTTATTTGTAGTATTGGTTTAGCTTTTGCTTTATATGCGACTGTATTACTTTATAGTGCAGGGTTTAATGTAATCAATGACAGTCATAGTGCAATGCTTTGGACTACTTTAATGGCACATTCTAAAGATATAGATCAAGATGCATTAAAACTTATTTTTGTTTTTGCATTGATTGGTTTTGGTACAAAAGCAGGGCTTGCACCTACACATACATGGTTACCAGATGTTCATGCTGAAGGACCAGCACCATCATCAGCAATGCTTTCGGGAATACTTTTAAAATGTGCAATATTAGGGCTTATTAGATATTACGCAATTGTTGGAAACTCATTTGCAGGATTTGAATATGTTCAAACAATGATGATTTTCAGTGGATTGATTACTATATTTATAGCATCATTTTTTCTTCTTGTTCAACATGATGTAAAAAGAATGTTTGCATATCACTCAATTGCACATATGGGTGTTATTGCATTTGGATTAGGAATTGGTGGGCCAATAGGATTATTTGCTGCACTGTTTCACACTTTAGCACACTCAGTTACAAAAGCCCTAGCATTTTGTGTAACAGGAAATATGATTCAAATATATGGAACAAGAGATATGAGAAAAATGGGAGGACTAATAAAAATAGCTCCTATTACAGCGATTTTATTTGGGATTGCTGTTTGTTCTTTAGTAGGTGTCCCTGGATTTGCAATATTTTTCAGTGAATTTTTAATGATAAAACAATCAATTGTTAATAATATGAATATTGAAGTAATTCTCTTTATCATAGGACTTATAATTATTTTTATTGCTGACTTCTCACACTTTAATCTTGCAACATTTGGAGAAAGTAATTCAAAAGTATTAAGAAAAGAATTACCAATAAGTGCTAATTTGCCGTTAATTGGATTAGCAGCATTAATTATAATTTTTGGATTGTTTACTATTGAACCTTGGTTTGAACTGCTTAGAAATGCAGTAAATATTATCATGGGAATGTAA
- a CDS encoding hydrogenase large subunit, with translation MKKGDNLINKVKEKITIHEIYRQPEDQITITVDRNDLPETVRILYYDLGGWLSSMIPNDEREINGNFALYYVLSMEGGKMTPEDELPQDEKCWITVKTFIPANDPTFPSVTLKVPAAVWYEREAYDMFGLTAIGLPDPRRLVVSDDWPEGLFPLRKDAMDYRHRPDPVDHKDEPEAKFLKPEGAGVLDVPLGPLHITSDEPGHFRLYCDGDTIIDADYRLFYQHRGMEKLAENRMNYDQMGYLAERVCGICGYAHAIGCIEAAEKAIGLEIPLRAQAMRVICLEIERLHSHLLNIGLACEVTGNVNAFMHIFRIREFSMELAQLVTGGRKTYGNVVMGGLRRDMTGTEIKKSLELLEIIEVQTKEVWDAVMDDKNQVERWKGVGLLDKQVARDFSPVGPNIRGCGFKRDSRYDHPYDFLTQLDFEIPTEDGCDVFARETVRYRELLESVSIIRQCFEMMPGGLTVIKPQTMIKPGAYAIGNDEAPRGENIHWIMHGNAQKVFRWRCRAATYNNWTSLRYQFRGNTIADAALIVCSLDPCYSCTERVTVVDIKSKKTKILNYQDLKRYSQSSKNHPLKNM, from the coding sequence ATGAAAAAAGGTGACAATTTAATAAATAAAGTGAAAGAAAAAATAACAATTCACGAAATATATAGACAACCAGAAGATCAAATTACAATAACCGTTGATAGAAATGATTTGCCAGAGACTGTACGAATTTTGTATTACGATTTAGGTGGTTGGTTATCAAGTATGATTCCAAATGATGAAAGAGAAATAAATGGTAATTTTGCCCTTTATTATGTCTTGTCAATGGAAGGTGGAAAAATGACTCCTGAGGATGAGTTACCACAAGATGAAAAATGTTGGATAACAGTTAAAACTTTTATTCCAGCAAATGACCCAACTTTTCCATCTGTAACTTTAAAAGTACCTGCTGCTGTTTGGTATGAAAGAGAAGCATATGATATGTTTGGTTTAACGGCAATTGGTTTACCTGATCCTAGAAGATTGGTTGTATCTGATGATTGGCCAGAGGGTTTATTTCCATTAAGAAAAGATGCTATGGATTATAGACATAGACCAGATCCCGTTGATCATAAAGATGAACCTGAAGCAAAATTTCTAAAACCAGAAGGTGCAGGAGTACTTGATGTTCCCTTAGGACCTTTACATATTACAAGTGATGAGCCAGGTCACTTTAGATTGTATTGTGATGGTGATACTATTATTGATGCAGATTATAGACTTTTTTATCAACATAGAGGTATGGAAAAACTTGCAGAAAATAGAATGAATTATGACCAAATGGGATATTTAGCAGAAAGAGTTTGTGGTATCTGTGGTTATGCTCATGCTATTGGTTGTATAGAAGCTGCAGAAAAAGCAATTGGTTTAGAAATACCACTAAGAGCACAAGCTATGAGAGTAATTTGTCTAGAAATAGAGAGACTTCATTCACATTTATTAAATATAGGTCTTGCTTGTGAAGTAACGGGAAATGTAAATGCTTTTATGCATATTTTTAGAATTAGAGAATTTTCTATGGAATTAGCTCAATTAGTAACAGGTGGTCGTAAAACATACGGGAATGTTGTTATGGGTGGGTTAAGAAGAGATATGACAGGAACTGAGATTAAAAAAAGTCTTGAGTTATTAGAAATAATAGAAGTACAAACTAAAGAAGTTTGGGATGCTGTTATGGATGATAAAAATCAAGTTGAAAGATGGAAAGGTGTAGGACTTTTAGATAAACAAGTAGCAAGAGACTTTTCTCCTGTTGGTCCAAATATTAGAGGGTGTGGTTTTAAAAGAGATTCAAGATATGACCATCCTTATGATTTTTTAACACAATTAGATTTTGAAATACCAACTGAAGATGGATGTGATGTATTTGCAAGAGAAACCGTTAGATATAGAGAATTATTAGAATCAGTATCTATTATAAGACAGTGTTTTGAGATGATGCCAGGAGGTTTAACTGTAATTAAACCACAAACTATGATTAAACCAGGTGCATATGCAATTGGTAATGATGAAGCACCAAGAGGTGAAAATATTCATTGGATTATGCATGGTAATGCACAAAAAGTATTTAGATGGAGATGTCGGGCTGCGACATATAACAACTGGACATCTTTAAGATATCAGTTTAGAGGAAATACTATTGCTGATGCTGCTCTTATTGTTTGTTCATTGGACCCTTGTTACTCTTGTACAGAAAGAGTAACTGTTGTTGATATTAAAAGTAAAAAAACAAAAATATTAAACTATCAAGATTTGAAAAGATATTCACAATCTTCGAAAAATCATCCATTGAAAAATATGTAG
- a CDS encoding formate hydrogenlyase complex iron-sulfur subunit — MKLLDMTKKYGKATYKYPLEPYEVSEGFRGKPSYTYENCIGCTACGVACPSNAINVKLNEDKTKLVWEFDAARCIFCGRCDEVCPTGAIVLSQEFELAVKFDKNNLKERGELDVEYCEVCNKPFTTKRLISYIFHRLEKVGWDKKTLGEKIKYAKTCPTCKREEKTEVMTKYLKRGTK, encoded by the coding sequence ATGAAACTACTAGATATGACAAAAAAATATGGGAAAGCAACTTATAAATATCCTTTAGAACCTTATGAAGTATCTGAAGGATTTAGAGGTAAACCTTCATATACATATGAAAATTGTATAGGTTGTACAGCTTGTGGAGTTGCTTGTCCGTCAAATGCAATTAATGTAAAACTAAATGAAGACAAAACAAAACTTGTTTGGGAATTTGATGCTGCAAGATGTATTTTTTGTGGTAGATGTGATGAGGTTTGTCCTACTGGTGCAATTGTTCTTTCTCAAGAGTTTGAATTAGCTGTTAAGTTTGATAAAAATAATTTGAAAGAAAGAGGCGAACTTGATGTTGAATATTGTGAGGTTTGCAATAAACCATTTACAACAAAAAGATTAATTTCATACATCTTCCATAGATTAGAAAAAGTTGGTTGGGATAAAAAGACTTTAGGTGAAAAAATAAAATATGCAAAAACTTGCCCTACTTGTAAAAGAGAAGAAAAAACTGAAGTTATGACAAAATATTTAAAAAGGGGTACAAAATGA
- a CDS encoding NADH-quinone oxidoreductase subunit B family protein, which produces MSKTYVVPEEIENSNTLEAKLEHLKNIKRSFNVYRVDCGSCNGCEIEVFAAITPMWDPERLGFKLVASPRHADILLCSGPVTRQMYYPLLRAYEATPDPKVVVAIGACGSSGGIFHDAYSVWGGIDKVIPVDVYIPGCPPHPATIIHGLASALGILDQKLQFKEHTQDCDEAILVEDSLIGNILFERDILIESKRLMSYFFGRKLYEKYISALKKSTDIKNIKKTKEVIEIYSSEEEDSRYEECMKRLHNNVYLRYMKQFAPIKDDYKFII; this is translated from the coding sequence ATGAGTAAAACATATGTAGTACCAGAAGAGATAGAAAACTCAAATACTCTTGAAGCAAAACTTGAGCATCTAAAAAATATTAAAAGAAGTTTTAATGTTTATAGAGTGGATTGTGGTTCATGTAATGGTTGTGAAATTGAGGTGTTTGCCGCTATTACACCAATGTGGGATCCTGAAAGGTTGGGATTTAAATTAGTAGCTAGTCCTAGACATGCAGATATTTTACTTTGTTCAGGACCAGTTACTAGACAAATGTATTATCCACTTTTAAGAGCATATGAAGCAACTCCTGATCCTAAAGTAGTAGTAGCAATTGGTGCTTGTGGTTCTAGTGGAGGAATATTCCACGATGCTTATAGTGTTTGGGGAGGAATTGATAAAGTTATACCCGTGGATGTTTATATTCCAGGTTGTCCTCCCCATCCAGCAACTATTATTCATGGATTAGCTTCTGCTTTAGGAATATTAGATCAAAAACTACAATTTAAAGAGCACACTCAAGATTGTGATGAAGCAATTCTTGTGGAGGATTCATTAATAGGAAATATTCTTTTTGAAAGAGATATTTTAATCGAATCAAAAAGATTGATGAGTTATTTTTTTGGTAGAAAACTTTATGAAAAATATATAAGTGCACTAAAAAAATCAACTGATATTAAAAATATTAAAAAAACTAAGGAGGTAATTGAAATATATAGTAGTGAAGAAGAAGATTCAAGATATGAAGAGTGTATGAAAAGACTTCATAATAATGTTTATTTGAGATATATGAAACAGTTTGCACCCATAAAAGACGATTATAAATTTATAATATAA
- a CDS encoding formate hydrogenlyase maturation HycH family protein, translating into MIEICKLTKRRVEPTSNELPQKYEQVKIFSMSVGHGVGTIDFMECIEEIKEEDYKKLIEQCEDYAQFKLGNLTKYFEVEIFPEHAQKLIPQMPDCSLKDIFSSLEEGFIVIRKSI; encoded by the coding sequence ATGATTGAAATATGTAAATTAACAAAAAGAAGAGTGGAACCCACATCAAATGAGTTACCTCAAAAATATGAACAAGTGAAAATTTTTTCTATGTCTGTTGGTCATGGTGTTGGCACAATTGATTTTATGGAATGTATAGAAGAGATAAAAGAAGAAGATTATAAAAAACTTATAGAACAATGTGAGGATTATGCACAGTTTAAATTAGGAAATTTAACTAAATATTTTGAAGTTGAAATTTTCCCAGAACATGCACAGAAATTAATTCCCCAAATGCCAGATTGTTCTTTAAAAGATATTTTTTCTTCTTTAGAAGAAGGTTTTATTGTTATAAGGAAAAGTATATGA
- a CDS encoding hydrogenase maturation protease, whose amino-acid sequence MKKAILTIGNTLRGDDGITSYLGKLIEGEESLDWKIFYGEDVPESQFHKIREYKPDLVVVADAMTGMKIGQVEVIDISNERDYMYSTHNLPAPILMSYLKGFCKSVLFLGLTVDLENVLEINENISKEAEITARNALKKVFEIDSIFDND is encoded by the coding sequence ATGAAAAAAGCAATTCTTACAATAGGAAATACCTTAAGAGGTGATGATGGGATTACTTCATATTTAGGAAAGCTAATTGAAGGTGAAGAATCTTTAGATTGGAAAATATTTTATGGTGAAGATGTACCAGAGAGTCAATTTCATAAAATTAGAGAATATAAACCCGATTTAGTTGTTGTTGCTGATGCAATGACAGGAATGAAAATAGGACAAGTGGAAGTTATTGATATTAGCAATGAAAGAGATTATATGTATTCAACACATAATCTTCCAGCACCAATATTAATGAGTTATTTAAAAGGATTTTGTAAAAGCGTTCTTTTTTTAGGTCTTACAGTAGATTTAGAAAATGTATTAGAGATTAATGAGAATATTTCAAAAGAAGCTGAAATTACAGCTAGAAATGCTTTGAAAAAAGTTTTTGAAATTGATTCAATTTTTGATAATGATTAA
- a CDS encoding formate/nitrite transporter family protein — translation MLSPADTAQSLFSGMSHKAKMPIVSVIFLSIMAGGSIAMGDIFWAHSTVGVAKASSPGIANFIGGVAFSVGLMMVVFFGGHLFTSSLMTGVSTIDHKLTFSKMIAYWVIVWIFNFIGAAVVAYMYYRSQLPLKYDGEILHHFLVLGVGKNSLSFEAAFIRGIFCNVFVCMAVWAATGASDAAGKVLSILFIIAAFVGSGYEHVVANMFIFTEALLAKAYYLHEVGGTIQALSEHMNISVEKLEALSFTKIFPNNLLPVTLGNIVGGLFFVGVIGFMSHKTDMKK, via the coding sequence ATGTTATCACCAGCAGATACAGCACAGTCGTTATTTAGTGGAATGAGTCATAAAGCAAAAATGCCAATAGTAAGTGTTATATTTTTATCTATTATGGCAGGTGGCTCAATAGCAATGGGTGACATTTTTTGGGCCCATTCAACAGTTGGCGTTGCCAAAGCATCTTCTCCTGGAATTGCAAACTTTATTGGAGGAGTTGCCTTTTCAGTAGGACTTATGATGGTTGTTTTTTTTGGAGGACATTTATTTACAAGTTCTTTGATGACAGGAGTTTCAACAATAGATCATAAATTGACATTTTCAAAAATGATTGCTTATTGGGTTATTGTTTGGATTTTTAATTTTATTGGAGCTGCTGTAGTTGCTTATATGTATTATAGGTCACAACTGCCACTTAAATATGATGGAGAGATATTACATCACTTCCTTGTATTAGGTGTGGGAAAAAATAGTTTGTCATTTGAAGCAGCATTTATTAGAGGGATATTCTGTAATGTTTTTGTATGTATGGCAGTTTGGGCTGCAACTGGTGCTTCTGATGCTGCTGGAAAAGTTTTATCAATACTGTTTATAATTGCAGCATTTGTGGGTTCAGGTTATGAACACGTCGTGGCAAATATGTTTATTTTTACAGAAGCATTATTGGCAAAAGCATATTATTTACATGAAGTAGGAGGAACAATTCAAGCCTTGTCAGAACATATGAATATTTCTGTAGAGAAATTGGAAGCATTGAGTTTTACAAAAATCTTCCCTAATAATTTATTACCAGTTACTTTGGGAAATATTGTTGGTGGATTGTTTTTTGTTGGTGTAATAGGATTTATGTCTCATAAGACAGATATGAAAAAATAA
- the fdhF gene encoding formate dehydrogenase subunit alpha, translating into MKETNVICPYCGTGCGIKLTSHDNKIVKIEGVKANPVNEGHLCLKGLYGWDYVESKDRLTKPLIRKKDGVFSKEGTFEESSWDEALSLVVSKMKEAKETYGPDSIVGNFSARCTLEENYLAQKFMRAIIGTNNVDHCARVCHAPTVAGLAKTIGNGTATNSFTEFEEHTNCIMMIGSNPENAHPIAAMYIQRAINRGAKLIVIDPIRTEFAQKADVFIQLPPEYNIPIINALINHIIAKDLYDKEFVEKYTHGFEYLKEAVKEYTPQKVSEMTGVDAKLLIKAAELYATVSPAAITHGMGVTHFNHGVGNVCDISNIMLITGNIGKLGAGDLPLRGQQNVQGACDMGVLPNIFPNLKLVSSAENKAFFEKLWDCKQPLSTEIGIHKTEVPDAIMDGRIKVFYTIGENPVMSEPNTNHFLKGISKLDFYVVQDIFMTETALKADVVFPAVSVGEKQGCYLNAERRVQLNDKTLDPKGEAKQDWEIICELAKRFGATDFDYEKPEDIWNEVRRADPVRFGGISYARLQGKEGIAWPCPSEDHPGTPSLYMDKKFFTKDTKANLVPVIFIDNKDNMVDAEDELRKKLNLPENYPCMIGSVDEKVDEIYPISLLTTRKVYQYTVGTMTRRSKVIEYGGDSHGPSAEIHPDLAKRYNLKNHDFIKVESRYGYIALLVEITEVVPDNIMQMAFHYWEGLCNELTSGGWDYTTKTPTYKAAVRMEKITQEEYSTIMSLKKMKFKTSKIIYDDYHHHE; encoded by the coding sequence ATGAAAGAAACAAATGTTATTTGTCCATATTGTGGAACAGGATGCGGAATTAAATTAACTTCGCATGATAATAAAATTGTAAAAATTGAAGGTGTTAAAGCAAATCCAGTAAATGAAGGACATTTATGTCTTAAAGGATTATATGGATGGGATTATGTTGAGTCAAAAGATAGATTAACAAAACCTTTAATTAGAAAAAAAGATGGTGTTTTCTCTAAAGAAGGAACTTTTGAAGAATCTTCATGGGATGAAGCATTATCATTAGTTGTTTCAAAAATGAAAGAGGCTAAAGAAACATATGGACCAGATTCTATTGTTGGAAATTTTTCAGCTAGATGTACTTTAGAAGAAAATTATTTAGCACAAAAATTTATGAGAGCAATCATTGGTACAAATAATGTTGACCATTGTGCGAGAGTATGTCATGCACCAACAGTAGCCGGTCTGGCTAAAACAATAGGTAATGGTACAGCGACAAACAGTTTTACTGAATTTGAAGAACACACAAATTGTATTATGATGATAGGTTCAAATCCAGAAAATGCACATCCAATCGCAGCTATGTATATACAAAGAGCTATTAATAGGGGAGCAAAACTAATAGTAATAGATCCTATTAGAACAGAATTTGCTCAAAAAGCAGATGTATTTATTCAGTTACCACCTGAGTATAATATTCCAATTATAAATGCCTTGATTAATCATATTATTGCAAAAGATTTATATGACAAAGAGTTTGTAGAAAAGTATACTCATGGTTTTGAATATTTAAAAGAAGCAGTAAAAGAATACACTCCACAAAAAGTTTCTGAAATGACAGGAGTTGATGCTAAATTATTAATCAAAGCAGCAGAACTATATGCAACTGTAAGTCCAGCTGCAATTACACATGGTATGGGAGTTACTCACTTTAATCACGGTGTTGGTAATGTTTGTGATATTTCAAATATTATGTTAATAACTGGAAATATTGGGAAACTTGGAGCAGGGGATTTACCTCTTAGAGGTCAACAAAATGTTCAAGGTGCTTGTGATATGGGTGTATTACCAAATATATTTCCAAACTTGAAACTTGTTTCAAGTGCAGAAAATAAAGCATTTTTTGAGAAATTATGGGATTGTAAACAACCTTTAAGTACAGAAATTGGTATTCATAAAACAGAAGTTCCTGATGCAATTATGGATGGTAGAATAAAAGTATTTTATACAATAGGTGAAAATCCTGTTATGTCAGAACCAAATACAAACCACTTCTTAAAAGGTATATCAAAACTTGATTTTTATGTTGTTCAAGATATCTTTATGACAGAAACTGCACTTAAAGCAGATGTTGTTTTTCCAGCAGTTAGTGTGGGTGAAAAACAAGGGTGTTATTTAAATGCTGAAAGAAGAGTTCAATTAAATGATAAAACATTAGACCCAAAAGGTGAGGCTAAACAAGATTGGGAAATCATTTGTGAATTAGCAAAAAGATTTGGTGCTACTGATTTTGATTATGAAAAACCAGAAGATATCTGGAATGAAGTACGAAGAGCAGATCCAGTAAGATTTGGTGGTATTAGTTATGCAAGATTACAAGGGAAAGAAGGTATTGCTTGGCCTTGTCCAAGTGAAGATCATCCTGGAACACCAAGTTTATATATGGATAAAAAATTCTTTACTAAAGATACAAAAGCAAACTTAGTACCTGTAATATTTATTGATAATAAAGATAATATGGTGGATGCAGAAGATGAATTGAGAAAAAAACTTAATCTTCCAGAAAACTATCCTTGTATGATAGGTTCTGTTGATGAAAAAGTAGATGAAATATATCCTATATCATTGTTAACAACAAGAAAAGTGTATCAATATACAGTTGGAACAATGACTAGACGATCAAAAGTTATTGAATACGGTGGTGATTCACATGGACCATCAGCAGAGATACATCCAGATTTAGCAAAAAGATATAATCTTAAAAATCATGACTTTATAAAAGTTGAGAGTAGATATGGTTATATTGCACTTTTAGTAGAAATAACAGAAGTAGTTCCAGATAATATTATGCAAATGGCATTTCATTATTGGGAAGGATTATGTAATGAACTAACAAGCGGTGGTTGGGATTATACAACAAAAACTCCAACTTATAAAGCAGCTGTAAGAATGGAAAAAATCACTCAAGAAGAATACAGTACTATTATGAGTCTTAAAAAAATGAAATTTAAAACTTCAAAAATAATTTATGACGATTATCATCATCATGAATAA
- the lepA gene encoding translation elongation factor 4, which translates to MQANIRNFSIIAHIDHGKSTLADRIIQECGSVADRDMSAQMMDTMDIEKERGITIKAQSVRLDYVKDGQHYVLNLIDTPGHVDFSYEVSRSLASSEGALLIVDSTQGVEAQTIANVYIAMDNDLELLPVVNKIDLPSADPDRVLEEVEEAIGLDCTYHNLISAKTGLGVRELIDSIVDRVPCPKGDEEAPTKALIYDSWFDNYLGALALVRVYDGSIKKGQMLRMMNTKVEHSVLNLMYPHPLKRQNTNEIKTGEIGIVVLGLKTLDGIAVGDTMTDAKNPTAEIIDGFEPAKPFVFAGIYPIETDKFEDLREALTKLQLNDSSISFEPESSAALGSGFRAGFLGMLHMEVIKERLEREFNLDLIATAPTVIYEIEKTNGEMIVIRNPSELPEPSQVKTIFEPYVKATILVPDEFLGNVIKLLNDKRGIQNKMDYIGARVLLDYDLPMNEIVMDFYDKLKSTTKGYASFDYEPIGFRPGVLQKLDIKVAGEVVDALSIIVPENKALSKGREFIKALKELIPRQLFEVAIQASIGSNIIARETVKSTGKNVTAKCYGGDITRKRKLLEKQKAGKKRMKAIGKVNVPQEAFMAVLKI; encoded by the coding sequence TTGCAAGCAAATATAAGAAACTTTTCAATTATCGCTCACATTGACCATGGGAAGTCAACTCTAGCTGATAGAATTATACAAGAGTGTGGTTCAGTAGCAGATAGAGATATGTCTGCACAAATGATGGATACAATGGATATAGAAAAAGAGCGTGGTATTACAATCAAAGCTCAAAGTGTACGATTAGATTATGTAAAAGATGGTCAACACTATGTTTTAAATCTAATAGACACTCCAGGTCATGTGGACTTTTCTTATGAAGTAAGTCGTTCATTAGCCTCATCTGAAGGAGCACTTTTAATTGTTGATTCAACTCAAGGGGTAGAAGCTCAGACTATTGCTAATGTATATATTGCTATGGACAATGATTTAGAACTACTTCCTGTTGTAAATAAAATTGACCTTCCAAGTGCTGATCCAGATAGAGTTTTAGAAGAAGTTGAAGAAGCTATTGGACTTGATTGTACATATCATAACTTAATTAGTGCAAAAACAGGTCTAGGGGTAAGAGAATTGATTGATTCTATAGTTGATAGAGTTCCTTGTCCAAAAGGTGATGAAGAAGCTCCTACAAAAGCACTTATTTATGATTCATGGTTTGATAACTATCTTGGTGCTTTAGCCCTTGTAAGAGTTTATGATGGAAGTATCAAAAAAGGTCAAATGCTTAGAATGATGAATACAAAAGTTGAACATTCTGTTTTAAATCTTATGTATCCTCATCCGTTAAAAAGACAAAATACAAATGAAATCAAAACAGGTGAAATCGGTATCGTAGTTCTTGGACTTAAAACATTAGATGGTATTGCCGTTGGTGATACAATGACTGATGCTAAAAATCCAACAGCTGAAATCATTGATGGATTTGAGCCTGCAAAACCTTTCGTATTTGCTGGTATTTATCCAATCGAAACTGATAAATTTGAAGATTTAAGAGAGGCTCTTACAAAACTTCAGTTAAATGACTCATCTATCTCTTTTGAACCAGAGAGTTCTGCTGCATTAGGGAGTGGATTTAGAGCAGGTTTTCTTGGTATGCTTCATATGGAAGTTATCAAAGAAAGATTGGAAAGAGAATTTAATCTTGACCTAATAGCGACAGCTCCAACCGTTATTTATGAGATTGAAAAAACAAATGGTGAAATGATAGTTATCAGAAATCCTTCTGAACTTCCAGAACCAAGTCAAGTAAAAACGATATTTGAACCATATGTAAAAGCTACAATCTTAGTACCAGATGAGTTTTTAGGAAATGTAATAAAACTTCTAAATGACAAAAGAGGTATCCAAAACAAGATGGACTATATAGGTGCTAGAGTTTTACTTGATTATGATTTACCTATGAATGAAATCGTTATGGATTTTTATGATAAATTAAAATCAACAACAAAAGGTTATGCATCTTTTGATTATGAACCAATAGGTTTTAGACCAGGTGTTTTACAAAAACTTGATATAAAAGTTGCAGGTGAAGTTGTAGATGCTCTATCAATAATAGTTCCAGAAAATAAAGCTCTAAGCAAAGGTAGAGAGTTTATCAAAGCCTTAAAAGAGTTAATCCCAAGACAACTATTCGAAGTAGCAATACAAGCCTCTATTGGCTCTAATATCATTGCAAGGGAAACTGTAAAATCTACAGGTAAAAATGTAACAGCTAAATGTTATGGTGGAGATATTACAAGAAAAAGAAAACTACTAGAGAAACAAAAAGCAGGTAAGAAAAGAATGAAAGCCATAGGGAAAGTGAATGTTCCACAAGAAGCCTTTATGGCAGTTTTAAAGATATAG